The Methanobacterium formicicum DSM 3637 nucleotide sequence GGATTTATATCCTTAATGAAATGTTGAAATCCTAATTGGAAGTTATAACCATTAATTTATTCAAATCTTCCAGATATCTTCAAAAATCATCACAAAAATTTCAATTAATAAAAACTCAATATCACCAAATCTCAGGATCATAAAATTTCAATTGGGCTTTACCATAAGAGGGGGTATTTTAGATATGGGTATTTTTAATGGAAGTTTCAATCCTGATGTGGATAAACTGGAAAGTGAAGGAGACATGGGTGGCCTTATTAGAACGCTCCAAAAGGGCAATAATAAAAATCGTGCTAAAGCTGCCAGGGCACTGGGAAGATTTAAGGAAGAAAACGTAGTTAAAGCTTTAATAGGGGCATTAAATCATGATGATGCTGATGTCCGTTGGAATGCTGCCAGTTCTCTGGGTAAAATAGGAAATCCTGATGCTGTTCCTTTCCTCCTCAAAACGCTTCGTGATGAAAAATGGTATGTTCGATTACAAACTGCAGATGCTCTGGGGGAAATTGGTGATGAAAGAGCATTATTGCCCCTTTTAGAATCACTTAAAGATGAAAAAATACGCAACAACGTTGCCATTGCACTGGGTCATTTGGGCGATTCAAGGGCAGTTGATCATTTGATTGATGGGCTTAACGATGATGACTTTAGTTTCCGCAGTGCATCAGAAGAGGCACTGGGTATGATTGGTGATGAAAAAGCAGTTCCCATTCTTATTGAAGCTTTAAAAGATGATAATGTTAGTGTTCGCAGGCATGCTGCTGGAGCACTGGGTATGATTGGTGATGAGCGTGCAATAAAACCACTCCTGGACGCAGTGGATGACGAGAAATGGTACGTCCGCCTGCAAGTAGAAGAAGCAATACAGGAACTCAATGCTCGTTTGAAGAAAAATGAAAAATAATGAAATTAATTAATAAAGGGGATGTACGTTTATTTATGGAATTTAGGTTTATTAGTGGAATGTACGTTAATTAATGTGACGTACGTTTATTAAGTGGGATGTAAATTAAATAAATTCTCTTATTTTATCCGCAATCTTATCACGAACATCAGAAGAGATATTTTTCGGTGGTCTGGGACGCATATAACCAAAGTGAGGATCATCAAAGGTGAAACCAGCAAAATTCACTGCATGTTTGTAGCGGGGAATGAAATGCCAGTGTAAGTGTGGTTCTGGTTTACCCTCCAGATAAAAAGTGTTCATAAGGCAGCCCCAGTTAAAAAGAGTAGCATCAAATGCAGATTTAACTGCCTTCTCCATACTCTCCAGGAGCAAAATAAAATCATCCCATTCATCCTTAGATAGGCCGGTTAAAGTTTTCTGATCCCGTTTCAGTGCAACCACACAGGTAGCCAGATTACTCTGATTAGGAGCCAGAAACACAATCCAGTGATCAGTCTCCATTAGTGGATCTCCAAAGTTATAATCAACCAGTTTCTCACAGTAAGGACACTCGATACTCATTTTTATCCCCTACTAATTACACATTCTTAATATCAGTATACATTTTTTTCCTAGTAACTGATAATATCCTGTTTCATTATCTAGTTCTCATATATTTATTCCTATTTATCTAATTTAGTCTGTATTTATCTAGTTTTCAATTTAATCTGGGTTTCCTACAATTTGGAAAGAATAAAAGAAATTGCAAAACCAACTACAGTCACCATCCCTGCCAGGTTATGGGTTTCAGAGAATGCTTCAGGGATCATGGTATCCACCAGCATGGCCAGAATACCCCCCGCAGCAATAGACAGGGTGATTGCAGTCACTTCCACTGGTAACTGACTGAATATGGAGTAACCCACCAGTGAAGATAAGCTTGTAACGATGGCAATAGTCAGCCATAAAGAGAAAACTTTACTGGTTTTCCACCCTTCTTTTTTCATACCCGCTGAACTGGAAAGACCTTCTGGTATGTTGGATAAAAAGATAGCAACAACAGTGGCGGTACTCACCACACCCCCACCAATCATTGTCAGTCCAATAGCAATTGACTCAGGAATACCATCAATGACCGATCCTGCAGCTATAGCCATAGCCCCATTATCTGTGTCATTGTCTTCAGGTTTGACCGATCTTTTTCGGTGCTTGGCTCCCTTACGTGCCAGGTAAATGTTGGTTATGGTGAAAATTAAGGCACCTAACAGGAATCCCGCTACCAGGTGGGCTGGTCCTCCCAGGGTATAGGCTTCATCCAGAAGTTCAAAAGAAACCGCGGACATGAGAACACCTGCTCCAAAGGCCATGATAGAGGCCACCCAGCGCTGTGGGATTCTGAAGAAGTAGCCAAAGAATGCACCTATAAGAAGGGCAGATCCAGCAACAAAACCCCATATTCCGGCCATTATCATACTTGAAAACATAGGATCACCATAAGAATATTCATAAATTGTCTGGGATAACTTATCATTTATTAATTACTTAATCAAGAAAGTATTGGTCAACTTTGCCACTTAAAGGACTTATCAACTAAGGAATAGTCAACTTTGCCACTCTAAGGACTTATCAACTAAGGAATAGTCAACTTTGCCACTCTAAGGACTTATCAACTAATGATTTATCAGTTAATATGGACTTAATCCTAACAAGGATTTTAACATTAATCTACAATCATCTAATGTATTCTATAGGAGGAGTATATAATTATACTTAAGTAACTTAAAATTTCCAAGTAAGTAAACAATCCACAGTGATTAGGGATGAAATTAGTGTGTGAATAACTAAATATAAGACATTGCAGGTTATAACAAGAATTATGGGATAG carries:
- a CDS encoding HEAT repeat domain-containing protein, yielding MGIFNGSFNPDVDKLESEGDMGGLIRTLQKGNNKNRAKAARALGRFKEENVVKALIGALNHDDADVRWNAASSLGKIGNPDAVPFLLKTLRDEKWYVRLQTADALGEIGDERALLPLLESLKDEKIRNNVAIALGHLGDSRAVDHLIDGLNDDDFSFRSASEEALGMIGDEKAVPILIEALKDDNVSVRRHAAGALGMIGDERAIKPLLDAVDDEKWYVRLQVEEAIQELNARLKKNEK
- a CDS encoding ZIP family metal transporter yields the protein MFSSMIMAGIWGFVAGSALLIGAFFGYFFRIPQRWVASIMAFGAGVLMSAVSFELLDEAYTLGGPAHLVAGFLLGALIFTITNIYLARKGAKHRKRSVKPEDNDTDNGAMAIAAGSVIDGIPESIAIGLTMIGGGVVSTATVVAIFLSNIPEGLSSSAGMKKEGWKTSKVFSLWLTIAIVTSLSSLVGYSIFSQLPVEVTAITLSIAAGGILAMLVDTMIPEAFSETHNLAGMVTVVGFAISFILSKL
- a CDS encoding HIT family protein, whose translation is MSIECPYCEKLVDYNFGDPLMETDHWIVFLAPNQSNLATCVVALKRDQKTLTGLSKDEWDDFILLLESMEKAVKSAFDATLFNWGCLMNTFYLEGKPEPHLHWHFIPRYKHAVNFAGFTFDDPHFGYMRPRPPKNISSDVRDKIADKIREFI